DNA from Leptospira harrisiae:
CGATTTGGTTTGACACCTGATTTTGTGTTAGGTGGTGCAGTTTGGCAGGTATTTACTTATGGTTTTTTACATGCAGTAGAACTTATCCCTTTTCATTTACTTGTGAATATGTATGGTATGTATATGTTGGGAACCAATATCATTCCCATCATTGGAAAAACTAAATTTACTATTTTGTATTTTGCCTCTCAAATTGGTGCGGGAATTTTTGTGGTTCTATCTGCTTATTTGAATCATGTATTAGGTGGCAATCTTCCTTTTTTAGAATCCATGACCACACAAACGATTGGTGCCTCAGGGGCTCTGTTTGGGTTACTGGCTCTATTCGGAATTTTTTATCCTAATGCGGAACTCCTATTATTTATTTTTCCGGTAAAAGCTAAAAATGCAGTTTGGGTGTCACTTGTGATTGGTTATTTAATTTCCCAACTGGGAAATGGAGCTATTTCCAATACATGTCATTTGGGTGGAGCGCTAACGGCTCTCATCCTCTATAAAATTTTCCAAAAACAAATCAAACCTGGGAGTTTACCTTATATTCCTGGATTGGAATGGGAAGCGCCAAGGGAGACTAAAATCCAACAGAAATCCAAACCGGCGGTCGTTGAGGATCTCTTTCTTGACCAAAAAAAAATCAACGAAAGCGTTTTGAAACAGATTGATTCTAAAAAAGATAGGGAATCGGTAATAAATTATTTACTAGGTATACAAGTGGCAGATGCTAATATATGCCCTCCATCTACGTATAACACCGAGGATCCGATCTGTTTGCGCTGTGAATGGTTGGCAAATTGTGCACTTCGTAAGGCAAAAGAATAATTTTTCGTCTAAATTCTTGACAGTCTCTTGAGATGGGGATAATGAAAACATGCCTGTAGAAAAGAAATCCTCTGTAGAAGAGGTTCTCAAACGCGAAAAATTAACCAAAGAATTTGAAAAAGAAAAACGTGTTTCCGAACAAAAGGCGATCGAACAAGCAGCAGCTAAATTGTCTGCACAGAGCCCAGAAACAACCGAAACTGTAAAAACATCCAAATTCATTACCAATATCGACATAACATTTTCCCAAGCAAAAACGGATCTAAGGTTTTATTTTCTGAATGATGGAAGTTATGCGGACGATTTCAAACGAATGTTCCAAGAGAACGAATCCTTATTCAAACGTTACGGAATCACTAGCCAGAAGTATTTGGAATACATTCGAGAATCCTTTGATCGTTATAAAAAAATTCATGATATGATGCCTCTGGATCCAATGAAACCTAAACATTTTAAATACGTAGAAGACTCCATTTCGGAACTGGTAAGGATGTTCAACCAGAGATTCGGAAAATAATTCTTTCGAAACTTTCTTTTCCTCCGGCCATAGGATTTCCCTAAAAAATTGAGAAGTTTCCTTCTGCCAATTGTTGGTTCTCATAGAGGGACTTCTTTGCCAGAACATTGGAAACGCATTCTTATTTTTGCAATCGTTGCTTTCGTTTATTTCTTTTGGATTTTTGTTGGGTATGATTTAGCAGGGGTTCTCGGCCTCGCTTCCTAATCCTCCCCACATTCTCTCTTGACACCTGGGTTTTCTACCAAACATGCTAGGAATATGGTGGAATCAAGAAAGACATCCGAAACAGACATCCGGCTGGACCTAAACGTCCGAGGTACGGGAGTCTACCAGTTTGATACTGAAATCCCGTTTTTTGAGCATATGCTCTCTCATATCTCCAAACATGGCCTCATTGATATGGATTTAAAACTCCGAGGCGACATTGGTATCGATTGCCACCATTCTGTGGAAGACACCGCCATCCTTATGGGTCAAATGATCCACACCCAATTAGGTGATAAAAAAGGAATCTTCCGATACGGACATTTTACCTTACCAATGGATGAAGTTTTAACAACAGTCGCAGTGGATCTCGGTGGACGATTTTATTTTAAATACACTGGCCCTCCTATGGATGGGAAATTTGGAATTTATGACGCAGAACTTTCACTCGAGTTCCTTCAGAAATTTGCTCTCAACGCAAAGATGAATTTACACGTCGTTGTACATTATGGTGAAAACCGCCACCACATCCACGAATCTATTTTTAAGGGCCTTGGTAAGGCATTACGGCAAGCGATTGCCATCGACTCACTAACAAAGGATCAAATACCTTCTACAAAAGGAATGTTGGAGTGATTGTTGTTTTAGATTTTGGAATGGGGAATATCCATTCCTTACTCAAAGCAGTTTCCTTATACACTAGTGATTTTCAATTTACGAGTGATCTTGAAACGGTCAAAAAAGCTGATAAAATTATTTTGCCTGGTGATGGACATTTTGATAAAGCCATGCAGAATTTAAATCAGGCAGGATTTTCTTCTGTATTAAAAGATCACGTAGCCGCAGAAAAACCTTTGTTTGGAATTTGTATAGGTTATCAAGTGTTATTTGAGGATTCGGATGAAACTTCTAAACCAGGGGCAACCATTCCGGGTCTCGGATTCATTCGCGGTAAAATTCGAAAGTTTGAAGGGAAACAAAACTTAAAAGTTCCTCATATGGGATGGAATAAACTTTTTGATATCAAAGCCAAAAATACCAAGTTATTAAAAGGAATTCCCAACGAATCTTTTATGTATTTTATCCATTCTTATCGGCCTGTGGGTGTCGATAGGTTGGACATCACAGCTAACTGCCATTACTATGGGGAATCTTTTCCTGCTGTGGTAGAAAAAGAAACTATCTATGGAACACAGTTCCATCCCGAAAAATCAGATATAACAGGACTTGGAATCCTAAAAAACTTTATAGAACTCTAATATGTTAGTATTACCTGCAATTGATCTTTTAGATAACGAAGCTGTGCGATTACTCCAAGGGGATTATTCTAAAAAAACAGTGTATTCCTCCGAACCCGAAAAAATGATCCAAGTTTTTGAGGAACAAGGGGCCACACTGATTCACATTGTGGATTTAAATGCTGCAAAAACTGGAAAATCAGAAAATGAGAAAGCCATTCGCAAAATTAAAAACAAATGTTCCGTAGATCTAGAGTTAGGTGGTGGAATTCGTTCTTTAGAAAATATGAAGTTTTATGATGGGCTCGGTGTATCTCGGTTTATTTTAGGAACTGTTGCCGTAGAGGACCCATCTGTGGTAGAACAGGGATTAAAAACCTTCGGCCCAAATCGAATTGTGATTGGAGTGGATGCCAAAGATGGATTGGTTCGCACTAAAGGTTGGGAAACCAATTCAGGAATCAAATACACTGATTTTTTAAAAACAATGTATGATATGGGAATCCGCCACGTAATTTTTACAGACATTTCCAAAGACGGAATGATGGCTGGGCCAAACACTGCTGTTTATTTGGAGTTATTGTCTATGTTTCCCGATTTACAGCTGGTAGCTTCTGGGGGAGTTTCTTCCACAAAAGACCTGGTGCATTTGTATGATGCCTCTAAGGGAAAACTATTCGGTGCCATCACGGGAAAAGCAATTTATGAAGGAAAATTAGACTTAAAAGAAAGTATCAGGATTCTAAGTATGAAGAGGAATGAAAATTGATGAATCGTAAGAATTTAGCATTAGCAGGAGTGGTCGGTGGAGTTATCGGACTCATTGTCTCTTTCCTATTGGCAATCGAATATTTTGGTATTGGAACAGATAATTTAGCAAACTCCGCATGTTCTGCATTAGGTGGCGGTGACTCCTGTTTAAAAGTTGCAGAGAGTTCTTATTCGGCAATCCCGGGAGTCCCATTTTTAGGAAATGTTCCTATCGCCTTACTTGGGTTTGGGTTTTACGGAGTATTGACATATTCTTTCTTTTTGGTTACAAAAGCAAAATCGAATGAAGAAGTGTCAAAGTTCATTTCTCTTCTTTTCCCTATTTTGGTATTAGGCCTTCT
Protein-coding regions in this window:
- a CDS encoding LIC11177 family protein; protein product: MPVEKKSSVEEVLKREKLTKEFEKEKRVSEQKAIEQAAAKLSAQSPETTETVKTSKFITNIDITFSQAKTDLRFYFLNDGSYADDFKRMFQENESLFKRYGITSQKYLEYIRESFDRYKKIHDMMPLDPMKPKHFKYVEDSISELVRMFNQRFGK
- the hisH gene encoding imidazole glycerol phosphate synthase subunit HisH; translation: MIVVLDFGMGNIHSLLKAVSLYTSDFQFTSDLETVKKADKIILPGDGHFDKAMQNLNQAGFSSVLKDHVAAEKPLFGICIGYQVLFEDSDETSKPGATIPGLGFIRGKIRKFEGKQNLKVPHMGWNKLFDIKAKNTKLLKGIPNESFMYFIHSYRPVGVDRLDITANCHYYGESFPAVVEKETIYGTQFHPEKSDITGLGILKNFIEL
- a CDS encoding rhomboid family intramembrane serine protease, whose amino-acid sequence is MSRNRGQSPSLFGNPILHPLNVILIINCFIFFLQYFANQQLIYRFGLTPDFVLGGAVWQVFTYGFLHAVELIPFHLLVNMYGMYMLGTNIIPIIGKTKFTILYFASQIGAGIFVVLSAYLNHVLGGNLPFLESMTTQTIGASGALFGLLALFGIFYPNAELLLFIFPVKAKNAVWVSLVIGYLISQLGNGAISNTCHLGGALTALILYKIFQKQIKPGSLPYIPGLEWEAPRETKIQQKSKPAVVEDLFLDQKKINESVLKQIDSKKDRESVINYLLGIQVADANICPPSTYNTEDPICLRCEWLANCALRKAKE
- the hisB gene encoding imidazoleglycerol-phosphate dehydratase HisB is translated as MVESRKTSETDIRLDLNVRGTGVYQFDTEIPFFEHMLSHISKHGLIDMDLKLRGDIGIDCHHSVEDTAILMGQMIHTQLGDKKGIFRYGHFTLPMDEVLTTVAVDLGGRFYFKYTGPPMDGKFGIYDAELSLEFLQKFALNAKMNLHVVVHYGENRHHIHESIFKGLGKALRQAIAIDSLTKDQIPSTKGMLE
- the hisA gene encoding 1-(5-phosphoribosyl)-5-[(5-phosphoribosylamino)methylideneamino]imidazole-4-carboxamide isomerase, yielding MLVLPAIDLLDNEAVRLLQGDYSKKTVYSSEPEKMIQVFEEQGATLIHIVDLNAAKTGKSENEKAIRKIKNKCSVDLELGGGIRSLENMKFYDGLGVSRFILGTVAVEDPSVVEQGLKTFGPNRIVIGVDAKDGLVRTKGWETNSGIKYTDFLKTMYDMGIRHVIFTDISKDGMMAGPNTAVYLELLSMFPDLQLVASGGVSSTKDLVHLYDASKGKLFGAITGKAIYEGKLDLKESIRILSMKRNEN